A part of Streptomyces sp. NBC_00557 genomic DNA contains:
- a CDS encoding class I SAM-dependent methyltransferase — MTDDPRTPPKRPGLGRVFNEVAELYDRVRPGHPDELFADLCALTGLDERSSVLEVGCGTGQATRSLAALGCSVTAVEPGRVMAALARRRVASFPNVGIETSTFEEWDDRGRRFGVLAAASSWHWVDPSTGWQRAHEVLHPGGWMALLGNVVVRRPGEPEVYAETADLHERFCPGNPDWGHPPLEADVRATGEGWGLVDDPGELFGPTIVRWYPTVQWFDGDGFADLLRSTSLYRKLDRDVREPLLDAIAERVRTRLGDRVPRRYLSVLRVGRRAG, encoded by the coding sequence GTGACCGACGATCCGAGGACACCCCCGAAACGACCCGGCCTCGGCCGGGTGTTCAACGAGGTGGCGGAGCTCTACGACCGCGTCCGCCCGGGACACCCCGACGAACTCTTCGCGGACCTGTGCGCCCTCACCGGCCTGGACGAGAGATCGTCGGTGCTGGAGGTCGGCTGCGGTACCGGTCAGGCGACGCGCTCCCTGGCGGCGCTGGGATGCTCGGTGACCGCCGTAGAGCCGGGACGGGTGATGGCCGCACTCGCCCGTCGGCGTGTCGCCTCCTTCCCCAACGTCGGCATCGAGACATCGACGTTCGAGGAGTGGGACGACCGCGGGCGGCGTTTCGGCGTTCTCGCGGCCGCGTCGTCATGGCACTGGGTCGACCCGTCGACCGGCTGGCAGCGGGCGCACGAGGTGCTCCATCCCGGAGGCTGGATGGCGTTGCTCGGCAACGTCGTCGTCCGCCGGCCGGGAGAGCCGGAGGTCTACGCCGAGACCGCCGACCTGCACGAGCGCTTCTGCCCCGGGAACCCCGACTGGGGTCATCCGCCCCTGGAGGCCGACGTGCGCGCCACCGGCGAGGGCTGGGGCCTGGTCGACGATCCCGGAGAACTGTTCGGCCCGACGATCGTGCGCTGGTATCCCACCGTCCAGTGGTTCGACGGAGACGGTTTCGCCGATCTCCTCCGGTCGACATCGCTGTACCGCAAGCTCGACCGCGACGTCCGCGAGCCCCTGCTCGACGCCATCGCCGAGCGCGTCCGCACCCGGCTGGGCGACCGAGTCCCGCGCCGCTACCTCAGCGTCTTGCGGGTCGGCCGGCGCGCCGGCTGA
- a CDS encoding endonuclease/exonuclease/phosphatase family protein, whose protein sequence is MRAASRPGPWKRGPVLAALALLLGLLLLLHAKIPNQGIGNAGSLVETFLPWFGLFIPVLLAGALWRRSASAVVALLLPVAVWLNLFGGLLGDKSHPGSDLTVAEQNVDADNPDPVRTARDLAASGTDLLALVELTPRATGTYEKELAKAYPYHTVQGTIGLWSKLPLSDTRPIDIVDYGPLAATKTADAKMAPNRALRTTVSTSHGPLTVYVAHLGSVRVTPRTGYWTASRNMSAQTLGKAVAADPSKRMVLLGDLNGTLDDRALAGLTSHLRSTQDAAGNGFGFTWPARFPVARIDQILVKGVQPKSSWLLPATGSDHLPVAAGISW, encoded by the coding sequence ATGCGCGCCGCCTCCCGGCCGGGCCCCTGGAAACGGGGTCCGGTGCTCGCGGCGCTCGCGCTGCTGCTCGGGCTGCTCCTGCTGCTGCACGCGAAGATCCCGAACCAGGGGATCGGGAACGCCGGCAGTCTGGTGGAGACTTTCCTGCCGTGGTTCGGCCTGTTCATCCCCGTGCTGCTGGCCGGGGCGCTGTGGCGCCGCTCCGCCTCCGCGGTCGTCGCGCTCCTGCTGCCGGTGGCGGTCTGGCTGAACCTGTTCGGCGGGCTGCTCGGTGACAAGTCCCACCCGGGCAGCGACCTCACCGTGGCCGAACAGAACGTCGACGCCGACAACCCCGACCCGGTCCGCACCGCCCGCGATCTGGCCGCCTCCGGCACGGACCTGCTGGCCCTGGTGGAGCTGACCCCGCGGGCCACGGGCACGTACGAGAAGGAGCTGGCGAAGGCGTACCCCTATCACACGGTGCAGGGCACGATCGGGCTGTGGAGCAAGCTGCCGCTGTCGGACACCCGGCCGATCGACATCGTGGACTACGGACCGCTGGCGGCCACCAAAACGGCCGACGCCAAGATGGCCCCGAACCGGGCGCTGCGCACCACGGTCTCCACGAGCCACGGCCCGCTGACGGTGTATGTGGCCCACCTGGGATCCGTCCGGGTGACTCCGAGAACGGGTTATTGGACGGCCTCGCGGAACATGAGCGCGCAGACGCTCGGCAAGGCCGTCGCCGCCGACCCGAGCAAGCGGATGGTGCTCCTCGGCGACCTGAACGGCACCCTGGACGACCGCGCCTTGGCCGGCCTCACCTCGCACCTGCGCTCGACCCAGGACGCCGCCGGCAACGGTTTCGGCTTCACCTGGCCGGCACGGTTCCCGGTGGCCCGGATCGACCAGATCCTGGTCAAGGGCGTGCAGCCGAAGAGCTCCTGGCTGCTGCCGGCCACCGGGAGCGACCACCTGCCGGTGGCGGCCGGCATCAGCTGGTGA
- a CDS encoding response regulator transcription factor, whose product MRVLIVEDEPYMAEAIRDGLRLEAIAADIAGDGDTALELLSTNAYDIAVLDRDIPGPSGDEVAKRIVASRSGMPILMLTAADRLDDKASGFELGADDYLTKPFELRELALRLRALDRRRAHHRPPVREIAGLRLDPFRREVYRDGRYVPLTRKQFAVLEILVAAEGGVVSAEELLERAWDENADPFTNAVRITVSALRKRLGEPWIIATVPGVGYRIETPPEHEGAGRG is encoded by the coding sequence ATGCGTGTGCTGATCGTCGAGGACGAACCCTATATGGCAGAAGCCATTCGCGACGGCCTGCGCCTGGAAGCGATCGCGGCCGATATCGCGGGAGACGGCGACACCGCTCTGGAACTGCTCAGCACGAACGCCTACGACATCGCCGTACTCGACCGCGATATCCCCGGACCTTCCGGAGACGAGGTCGCCAAACGCATCGTCGCCTCCCGAAGCGGCATGCCGATCCTCATGCTCACCGCGGCCGACCGTCTCGACGACAAGGCCTCCGGGTTCGAACTCGGCGCCGACGACTACCTCACCAAGCCTTTCGAACTCCGTGAACTCGCGCTCAGGCTCCGGGCACTCGACCGCCGACGCGCCCACCACAGGCCTCCCGTGCGGGAGATCGCAGGGCTGCGGCTGGACCCGTTCCGCAGAGAGGTCTACCGGGACGGTCGCTATGTCCCGCTGACCAGAAAGCAGTTCGCGGTGCTCGAAATCCTCGTCGCCGCAGAGGGCGGTGTCGTCAGCGCCGAGGAACTCCTGGAACGCGCGTGGGACGAGAACGCCGACCCGTTCACCAACGCCGTGCGCATCACGGTCTCGGCCCTGCGCAAGCGGCTCGGTGAACCGTGGATCATCGCCACCGTGCCGGGCGTCGGCTACCGCATCGAAACGCCGCCAGAACACGAGGGAGCCGGGCGTGGATAG